From Chryseobacterium gallinarum, one genomic window encodes:
- a CDS encoding 2-oxoglutarate dehydrogenase E1 component has product MDRFSFLNAAHSQLIEDLYQQYLKFPDSLEPSWKAFFQGFDFALENYGDDDNIQFTQASASTAPAVQQISQAVSNGEVPEHIKKEFKVVNLIEAYRTRGHLFTKTNPVRERRHYTPTLDIENFGLSKEDLNTKFNCAVETGMKEPATLAELIKHLENIYCDSIGVEYMHINNVEEKDFIKKWLQVNENHPSLSANEKTEILLKLNQAVAFENYLHTKFVGQKRFSLEGGETLIPALDQLISRSSQLGVDEVVLGMAHRGRLNVLTNIFGKSYKQIFSEFEGKEFEEDVFSGDVKYHLGSSKKIKTASGEEVCINLTPNPSHLETVAALVEGICRAKVDDKYKDFSKVLPIIIHGDGAIAGQGIAYEVAQMMTLEGYRTGGTVHIVVNNQVSFTTNYMDARSSTYCTDIAKVTESPVMHVNADDAEAVVHAIHFAADFRAKFGKDVYIDLLGYRKYGHNEGDEPRFTQPNLYKIISKHPNPREIYKDKLLKDSVTSNDVIAKMETEFKALLDKDFDASKEIEKNVMDVFMAEDWVNYPIGKRGALQLPVDTKYDLAKLKELAIKMSTLPADKKFINKITRLFDNRIKAIEGNSLDWALGEWLAYATLLVEGHNVRISGEDVERGTFSHRHAVVKTEDTEEEYIPLRHVSESRFDVYNSHLSEYGVLGFDYGYAMASPNTLTIWEAQFGDFVNGAQIIVDQYLAAAEEKWKIQDGLVMLLPHGSEGQGAEHSSARLERFLTLCANENMVVANVTSPANYFHLLRRQLKWAFRKPLVVMSPKSLLRHPKVVSPLEDFANGSFQPILDDPTADPKKVEKLVLCSGKLYFELLAKKEELNCENIALVRFEQLYPLQTDAIEAIFNKYENRKQLVWAQEEPENMGAWSYILRNFRDTGIQVVAPVPSGAPAPGSHKMFEKNQNAVINRVFDRDDAPAKRPVTA; this is encoded by the coding sequence ATGGACAGATTTTCATTCCTAAACGCAGCTCATTCTCAATTAATTGAGGATTTATACCAACAGTACTTAAAATTCCCGGATTCCCTAGAACCATCATGGAAAGCTTTCTTTCAAGGCTTCGATTTTGCTTTAGAGAACTACGGAGATGACGATAACATCCAATTTACTCAGGCTTCGGCCAGCACTGCTCCGGCAGTACAGCAAATTTCTCAGGCCGTATCAAATGGAGAGGTTCCTGAGCACATTAAAAAAGAATTCAAAGTTGTAAACCTTATTGAGGCTTACAGAACAAGAGGGCATCTGTTTACAAAAACAAACCCTGTCAGAGAAAGAAGACATTATACCCCTACTTTAGATATCGAAAACTTCGGTCTTTCTAAAGAAGATTTAAATACAAAATTCAACTGTGCCGTTGAAACAGGAATGAAAGAGCCTGCTACATTAGCAGAATTGATCAAGCACCTTGAAAATATCTACTGTGATTCTATCGGGGTGGAATATATGCACATCAACAATGTTGAAGAAAAAGATTTTATCAAGAAATGGCTGCAGGTAAATGAAAACCATCCGAGTCTTTCTGCGAATGAAAAAACAGAAATCTTATTAAAATTAAATCAGGCAGTTGCGTTTGAAAACTATCTTCATACGAAATTTGTAGGTCAGAAGAGATTCTCTCTGGAAGGAGGAGAAACATTGATTCCTGCTTTAGACCAGCTGATCTCAAGATCTTCTCAATTGGGAGTGGATGAAGTGGTATTAGGAATGGCTCACAGAGGGAGATTAAATGTATTGACCAATATTTTCGGAAAATCCTATAAGCAGATCTTTTCAGAATTTGAAGGAAAAGAATTCGAAGAAGATGTATTCTCAGGGGATGTTAAATACCATTTGGGATCATCCAAAAAGATCAAAACGGCTTCAGGAGAAGAAGTTTGCATTAACCTGACTCCGAACCCATCTCACCTTGAAACGGTTGCTGCTCTTGTAGAAGGGATCTGCCGTGCAAAGGTAGACGATAAGTACAAGGATTTCTCTAAAGTTTTACCTATCATCATTCATGGTGATGGAGCTATTGCTGGACAAGGTATAGCTTATGAAGTTGCCCAGATGATGACATTGGAAGGCTACAGAACAGGTGGAACAGTTCATATCGTTGTAAACAACCAGGTATCGTTTACAACAAATTATATGGATGCAAGATCTTCAACCTACTGTACAGACATCGCAAAAGTTACGGAATCTCCTGTAATGCATGTCAATGCAGATGATGCTGAAGCTGTTGTTCATGCTATTCACTTTGCTGCTGATTTCAGGGCTAAATTTGGTAAAGATGTTTATATCGACCTTTTAGGATATAGAAAATACGGTCACAACGAAGGTGACGAACCAAGGTTCACCCAACCTAATTTGTATAAAATAATTTCAAAACACCCGAATCCAAGAGAAATTTATAAAGATAAATTACTGAAAGACAGCGTTACTTCAAACGATGTAATCGCTAAAATGGAGACGGAATTCAAAGCCCTTCTGGATAAGGATTTTGATGCTTCCAAGGAAATTGAGAAAAATGTAATGGATGTGTTCATGGCCGAAGATTGGGTAAATTATCCGATCGGAAAAAGAGGAGCACTTCAGTTACCGGTTGATACAAAATATGACCTGGCCAAATTGAAAGAACTGGCTATTAAAATGTCAACCCTTCCTGCAGATAAGAAATTCATCAATAAGATTACAAGACTTTTTGATAACCGTATTAAAGCGATCGAAGGAAACTCATTAGACTGGGCGTTAGGAGAGTGGCTGGCATATGCAACCCTTCTTGTAGAAGGTCATAATGTGAGAATCTCCGGAGAAGACGTGGAAAGAGGAACTTTCTCTCACAGGCATGCTGTAGTAAAAACAGAAGATACAGAAGAAGAATACATCCCGTTAAGACACGTATCTGAAAGCAGATTTGATGTTTACAATTCCCATCTTTCGGAATATGGGGTTTTAGGCTTCGATTACGGATATGCAATGGCTTCACCAAATACATTAACGATCTGGGAGGCTCAGTTCGGAGATTTCGTGAACGGTGCCCAGATTATCGTAGACCAATATCTGGCGGCAGCAGAAGAAAAGTGGAAAATCCAGGATGGTTTAGTAATGCTATTGCCTCACGGATCAGAAGGCCAGGGTGCAGAACACTCTTCAGCAAGACTGGAAAGATTCTTAACACTTTGTGCTAATGAAAATATGGTAGTAGCTAACGTTACTTCACCAGCCAACTATTTCCACCTGTTGAGAAGACAACTGAAATGGGCATTCAGAAAACCATTGGTGGTAATGAGTCCTAAATCCCTGTTGAGACATCCAAAAGTAGTTTCTCCGCTTGAAGACTTTGCAAACGGTTCATTCCAGCCAATTCTGGATGATCCTACAGCAGATCCTAAAAAAGTTGAAAAATTAGTTCTTTGCTCAGGTAAATTATACTTTGAACTATTGGCGAAAAAAGAAGAATTAAACTGTGAAAATATTGCATTGGTAAGATTTGAGCAGCTGTATCCTCTTCAAACGGATGCTATTGAAGCTATTTTCAACAAATATGAGAACAGGAAACAGTTGGTTTGGGCACAGGAAGAACCTGAGAATATGGGAGCCTGGTCTTATATCCTGAGAAACTTCAGAGACACCGGAATCCAGGTAGTGGCTCCGGTACCAAGTGGTGCACCGGCTCCGGGTAGCCACAAAATGTTCGAGAAAAACCAGAACGCAGTAATCAACAGGGTTTTCGACAGAGACGATGCTCCGGCAAAAAGACCTGTTACCGCTTAA
- a CDS encoding lysophospholipid acyltransferase family protein codes for MNFLIKILFFVSKLPLRVLYIFSDIIFFLNYYLVGYRKNVITQNLKNSFPDKSDEEIRKIRKKFYRNFSDYLVETIKSFSISETESRVRMQHINQELFHDAKKEGKNIILLAGHVFNWEWINALARVIPQSHCHPVYRKVNSDFWENQMKKVRNKFGNEALEANSVILNIFRSKNNGDSAYMFVADQTPHFAHVTYGLEFLNQRTPVFIGYDKLATRMDLIFIYCEMKKVKRGYYQVNYHRIEPDGEKFTEYEVVRKFHKLLENTLHKHPDNYLWSHRKWKYQDSIKTYDSEKN; via the coding sequence ATGAATTTCCTGATCAAAATATTATTTTTTGTTTCCAAACTACCACTGAGAGTATTGTATATTTTCTCAGACATTATCTTTTTTTTAAACTATTATCTGGTAGGATATAGAAAAAATGTCATTACCCAAAATCTGAAAAACTCTTTCCCGGATAAGTCTGACGAAGAAATAAGAAAAATCCGTAAGAAATTTTATCGCAATTTTTCAGATTATCTGGTAGAAACCATTAAATCTTTCAGTATTTCTGAAACGGAATCAAGAGTCAGAATGCAGCATATCAACCAGGAACTGTTTCATGATGCCAAAAAAGAAGGAAAAAATATCATTTTACTGGCAGGACACGTTTTCAATTGGGAATGGATCAATGCGTTGGCCAGAGTTATACCACAATCTCACTGCCATCCTGTCTACAGAAAAGTAAATAGTGACTTCTGGGAAAATCAGATGAAGAAAGTCAGGAATAAATTCGGAAATGAAGCTTTGGAAGCCAATTCCGTTATATTAAATATATTCCGTTCTAAAAACAATGGTGATTCGGCATATATGTTTGTGGCTGATCAGACCCCGCATTTTGCCCATGTTACTTATGGCTTAGAATTCCTGAACCAACGGACTCCTGTTTTCATAGGCTATGATAAACTGGCTACAAGAATGGACCTCATTTTTATTTACTGTGAAATGAAGAAGGTAAAACGTGGCTATTACCAGGTTAATTATCACAGAATAGAACCTGATGGCGAAAAGTTTACCGAATATGAGGTGGTAAGAAAGTTCCACAAATTACTGGAAAACACCTTACACAAACATCCTGATAATTACCTCTGGTCTCACCGTAAATGGAAATACCAGGACTCTATCAAAACGTATGATTCTGAAAAAAATTAG
- the apaG gene encoding Co2+/Mg2+ efflux protein ApaG yields MMFSKMTSNIKVSVIPEYDSKNSYPSENRYVFKYSITIENDGSFPIKVLKRKWLIFDVGFGYTEIIGDGVIGLTPEIGTNENFAYFSNVMLRSGVGNMSGKYLVKNLETQETFEIDIPKFNLLSEVLSN; encoded by the coding sequence ATGATGTTTTCAAAAATGACTTCCAATATCAAAGTTTCAGTAATACCTGAATATGATAGTAAAAACAGTTACCCATCCGAAAACCGATATGTTTTCAAATACAGTATCACTATAGAAAATGATGGAAGCTTTCCTATAAAAGTACTGAAAAGGAAATGGTTGATTTTTGATGTAGGCTTTGGATATACGGAGATTATAGGAGACGGAGTAATCGGGTTAACACCGGAAATAGGAACAAATGAAAATTTTGCTTATTTCTCGAATGTAATGCTTCGTTCCGGAGTGGGAAATATGAGCGGAAAATACCTGGTTAAAAACCTTGAGACGCAGGAAACCTTTGAAATAGATATTCCGAAATTTAATCTGCTATCTGAAGTTCTAAGCAATTGA
- a CDS encoding outer membrane beta-barrel protein gives MKKNLIIAAIAVFGMMNAQKNTLLLGGNIGYTSDNTSVSGKKSEVESFSFTPTVGYQFNDHWTVGINSTITSGKKPDDLGTLKENSFAIGPFIRYAVPLSQTFAVYGDLGAGYQNMKDTYTIAATTSERKMNGFYANFTPALFINFRNGFGLNFNIGGIRYGYLKDSDADVTNNRFNFSFGKEVGVGISKNFGLK, from the coding sequence ATGAAAAAAAATTTGATCATTGCAGCTATTGCTGTGTTCGGAATGATGAATGCGCAGAAAAACACCTTGTTATTAGGAGGAAATATCGGGTATACCAGTGATAATACCAGTGTTTCAGGTAAGAAAAGTGAAGTGGAATCCTTTAGTTTTACCCCAACCGTAGGGTATCAGTTTAATGACCACTGGACAGTAGGTATTAATTCCACCATTACATCAGGAAAAAAACCTGATGATTTAGGTACATTAAAGGAAAATAGTTTTGCTATCGGGCCATTTATACGTTACGCGGTACCATTAAGCCAGACTTTTGCCGTATATGGAGATTTGGGGGCGGGATATCAGAATATGAAAGACACCTATACTATTGCTGCAACCACCAGTGAAAGAAAAATGAATGGTTTCTATGCCAATTTTACGCCGGCATTGTTTATTAACTTTAGAAACGGCTTTGGGTTAAACTTCAATATCGGAGGGATAAGGTATGGCTATTTGAAAGATAGTGATGCTGATGTTACCAATAACAGATTTAATTTTTCTTTCGGTAAGGAAGTCGGGGTAGGTATCTCGAAGAATTTCGGACTAAAATAG
- the odhB gene encoding 2-oxoglutarate dehydrogenase complex dihydrolipoyllysine-residue succinyltransferase, whose amino-acid sequence MSVLEMKVPSPGESITEVEIATWLVKDGDYVEKDQPIAEVDSDKATLELPAEQSGVITLKAEEGDVVQVGQVVCLIDMDATKPEGGSAPAAEAPKQEEAPKAAEPAKQEAPKPAAPVAAAQTYATGAPSPAAKKILDEKGVDAAQVSGTGRDGRITKSDAELAAVPALGGSPLTATGSRSTTTTKLSVLRRKIAQRLVSVKNETAMLTTFNEVDMSEIFRLRKQYKEEFAQKHGVGLGFMSFFTKAVTRALQMYPDVNASIDGDFKVNYDFCDISIAVSGPKGLMVPVLRNAENMSFSAIEANIKDLATKVRDGKITVDEMTGGTFTITNGGTFGSMMSTPIINPPQSAILGMHNIIQRPVAVDGQVVIRPMMYVAMSYDHRIIDGKESVGFLVAVKEAIDNPVGILMGGDERKGLGL is encoded by the coding sequence ATGTCAGTTTTAGAAATGAAAGTTCCTTCACCGGGCGAATCAATTACAGAAGTTGAAATTGCAACTTGGCTTGTAAAAGATGGTGATTATGTAGAAAAGGATCAACCTATCGCTGAAGTAGATTCAGACAAAGCAACTCTTGAATTGCCGGCAGAACAAAGTGGGGTCATCACTTTGAAAGCAGAAGAAGGTGATGTGGTACAAGTAGGTCAGGTAGTTTGTTTAATTGATATGGATGCTACAAAACCAGAAGGTGGAAGTGCACCTGCTGCTGAAGCTCCAAAACAGGAAGAAGCTCCGAAAGCTGCTGAACCTGCTAAACAAGAAGCACCAAAACCAGCTGCTCCGGTTGCTGCTGCACAAACTTACGCAACGGGTGCTCCATCTCCGGCTGCTAAAAAGATCCTTGATGAAAAAGGAGTAGATGCTGCACAGGTTTCAGGAACAGGAAGAGACGGAAGAATCACTAAATCTGACGCTGAGTTGGCTGCAGTTCCTGCTTTAGGAGGAAGTCCGCTTACTGCAACAGGTTCAAGATCTACTACTACAACCAAGCTTTCAGTTTTAAGAAGAAAAATTGCTCAGAGATTAGTTTCTGTGAAAAATGAAACGGCAATGTTGACTACTTTCAATGAAGTTGACATGTCTGAAATCTTCAGATTAAGAAAACAATATAAAGAAGAATTCGCTCAAAAACATGGAGTAGGACTTGGTTTCATGTCCTTCTTCACAAAAGCGGTTACAAGAGCATTACAAATGTATCCGGATGTAAACGCATCTATCGACGGAGACTTCAAAGTAAACTATGATTTCTGCGATATTTCAATTGCAGTATCAGGCCCTAAAGGATTAATGGTTCCTGTATTGAGAAATGCAGAAAACATGTCTTTCAGTGCAATCGAAGCCAATATCAAAGACCTTGCTACAAAAGTAAGAGACGGTAAGATTACTGTAGATGAAATGACCGGCGGTACTTTCACCATTACAAACGGTGGTACTTTCGGATCAATGATGTCTACACCGATCATTAATCCGCCACAATCTGCAATCTTAGGTATGCACAATATCATTCAGAGACCGGTAGCGGTTGACGGACAGGTGGTAATCAGACCAATGATGTATGTGGCTATGTCTTATGACCACAGAATTATCGACGGAAAAGAATCTGTAGGTTTCCTTGTTGCAGTAAAAGAAGCTATCGATAATCCTGTTGGAATTTTAATGGGAGGTGACGAAAGAAAAGGCCTTGGCTTATAA
- a CDS encoding glycosyltransferase family 2 protein, whose amino-acid sequence MQKKLAVAILNWNGKNWLEKFLPGVVQSSQNADIFVIDNLSTDDSIEFVESHFPTVTIIRNNKNHGFAGGYNEGLKSITHEFYCLLNSDVEVTANWIDPVLELFEKDLQISAIQPKVLSYDYKEYFEFAGAAGGLIDNLGYPYCRGRIFDDLEEDKGQYNDETEIFWASGCCFFIRSKDFWDQQGFDERFFAHQEEIDLCWRLINSGKKIFYTAKSTVYHVGGGTLNKQNAQKTYLNIRNNLSMMLKNLPFPRLIWLIFFRLCLDGVAGIYFGLKHGFPHLWAVVRAHFGFYAQAPGTWKLRQKHQKEKFYQSKWLIFKHFLGGKNS is encoded by the coding sequence ATGCAGAAAAAACTGGCAGTTGCCATCTTAAACTGGAATGGAAAAAACTGGCTTGAGAAATTTCTTCCAGGCGTGGTCCAATCTTCTCAAAATGCAGATATCTTTGTTATTGACAATCTTTCTACAGATGATTCTATAGAATTTGTAGAATCTCATTTTCCTACCGTAACAATTATCCGAAACAATAAAAACCACGGATTTGCCGGCGGTTATAACGAAGGATTAAAAAGTATTACCCATGAATTTTACTGCCTTCTGAATTCTGATGTAGAGGTTACCGCAAACTGGATAGATCCTGTATTGGAATTGTTTGAAAAAGACCTTCAGATCTCAGCAATACAGCCCAAAGTTTTATCTTATGATTATAAGGAATATTTTGAGTTTGCAGGAGCTGCAGGCGGTTTGATTGATAATCTGGGCTATCCTTATTGCCGGGGAAGGATTTTTGATGACCTGGAAGAAGATAAAGGTCAGTATAATGATGAAACAGAAATTTTCTGGGCTTCCGGATGCTGTTTTTTCATCCGCTCTAAAGATTTCTGGGACCAGCAAGGTTTTGATGAAAGATTTTTTGCCCACCAGGAAGAAATAGATCTATGCTGGAGGCTTATCAATTCGGGAAAAAAGATTTTTTATACTGCGAAATCAACGGTATATCATGTAGGTGGCGGAACTTTAAACAAGCAAAATGCTCAAAAAACCTATTTAAATATCAGGAACAATCTTTCTATGATGTTAAAAAACCTGCCTTTTCCAAGGCTGATCTGGCTGATCTTTTTCAGGCTGTGCCTGGATGGTGTTGCGGGGATTTATTTCGGATTGAAGCATGGTTTTCCTCATTTATGGGCTGTTGTAAGAGCCCACTTTGGGTTTTATGCACAGGCTCCGGGAACCTGGAAACTCAGACAAAAACATCAGAAAGAAAAATTCTATCAATCAAAATGGCTCATTTTTAAACATTTTTTAGGCGGGAAAAATAGTTAA
- a CDS encoding S41 family peptidase — MKKLFAFPLMVFSSMVFSQYSVSEIPEDGYLKDFDIAVDIIQKQHPNPYRFHSKESITKKIDSLRTIVKKDPSYTNLLIHNPTRIIGDGHSNFSADSNYFEDVLSSIYFFPLQIYVHNNELYVNGDNPYHIEVGSQILEINNVTAPDLLKAVPKAADGNIKVEDVDLPFYIPFILKNHPQDFTLKYKTLTGENKTAKLSGIQYPRFYYEAKHAILPIDLISESYGIYGYKIDADTYYLSVKSFSYDESFFYERLKKYFQEIKDLSSKKLIIDIRNNSGGAISNVPLLYSFIAKDKSFNNEYQYATKVVDIKYTDYLVDPQTNRYYSDKDIADQNNFMRQRFDKAEKGDYYFGNSRLDNTYIKNYPRDGLFFGGKVIVLTNNRTFSAATYFASLFKSEKRGEIVGKETGSCSNFTTAAWFLTYRLPNTKAVISIPRTEIFFNNNDKENVSNCKGVIPDHTISSNDFLTSLKAHKDPELEYSLTLFSKK, encoded by the coding sequence ATGAAGAAGTTATTCGCATTTCCTTTGATGGTGTTCTCATCCATGGTATTTTCTCAATATTCTGTTTCAGAAATTCCGGAAGATGGCTATCTCAAAGACTTCGATATTGCCGTTGATATCATTCAAAAACAGCACCCTAATCCTTACCGGTTTCACAGTAAGGAAAGTATTACTAAGAAAATAGACTCTCTGCGTACTATTGTTAAAAAAGATCCCAGCTATACCAATTTACTGATTCATAACCCAACCCGGATTATCGGGGATGGCCACAGTAATTTCAGCGCTGATTCTAATTATTTTGAGGACGTTCTGAGTTCTATTTATTTTTTTCCTTTGCAGATTTATGTACACAACAACGAGTTGTATGTAAATGGAGACAATCCTTACCATATTGAAGTGGGCAGCCAGATTCTTGAGATTAATAATGTAACTGCTCCGGATCTGTTAAAAGCAGTTCCTAAAGCAGCAGATGGAAATATTAAAGTAGAAGATGTAGACCTTCCCTTTTATATTCCGTTTATTTTGAAAAACCACCCTCAAGATTTCACCTTAAAATATAAGACGCTTACCGGCGAAAATAAAACCGCCAAGCTAAGCGGTATACAATATCCAAGATTTTATTACGAGGCCAAACATGCCATACTGCCTATTGATCTGATTTCTGAAAGTTATGGGATTTATGGATATAAAATAGATGCTGACACCTATTATTTGTCTGTAAAATCTTTTTCCTATGATGAAAGTTTCTTTTATGAGCGATTAAAGAAATATTTCCAGGAGATTAAAGACCTTTCCTCTAAGAAGCTGATTATAGATATCCGCAATAATTCGGGAGGAGCCATCAGTAACGTTCCTTTATTATATTCTTTTATTGCCAAGGACAAAAGCTTTAATAATGAGTATCAATATGCCACTAAAGTGGTAGACATTAAGTATACCGATTATCTGGTGGATCCCCAAACCAACCGATATTATTCTGATAAAGACATTGCGGACCAGAATAATTTTATGAGACAACGGTTTGACAAAGCAGAAAAAGGAGATTACTATTTTGGCAATTCAAGACTTGATAATACTTATATAAAGAACTATCCCAGAGACGGATTGTTTTTTGGCGGAAAGGTTATAGTGCTTACCAACAACCGTACTTTCTCTGCTGCAACTTATTTTGCTTCTCTGTTCAAAAGTGAAAAAAGAGGTGAAATCGTAGGAAAAGAAACAGGCTCTTGCAGTAATTTTACTACCGCCGCATGGTTTCTTACTTACAGGCTTCCGAACACTAAAGCTGTTATCTCTATTCCCCGGACGGAAATTTTCTTCAACAATAATGATAAAGAAAATGTTTCCAACTGTAAAGGCGTAATCCCCGACCATACTATAAGCAGTAATGATTTCTTAACCTCACTGAAAGCACATAAGGATCCTGAACTGGAGTATTCACTTACTTTATTTTCTAAAAAATAA
- a CDS encoding SRPBCC family protein gives MRIFKIITLIIVLLGGAYAASMYYFVDESKNFTIEKEIDYPVDKVFAQFNNLQNFTRWNNFFTSSQSIDIDYYTPYEGQGSAISYVDPKNDTGGEMFIRYENPNKTLKYQLFEDENENPTLVDVKFKPVSAEKTKIIWYVHTPKLPVWKRVENFWTEDRFAENITKSMVNLKNVLGNKVEKDNQMAAIKYDSLMVENEEDKMLLGINVSTSNKKDALYKNIVMNYNKIYNFVTMDLGKKDDEFGYPILMTDADNYKDKEVSYFLGIPLSKKIGITDNNFNFRTVNPSQSYVMYYKGTYEGRIKAIQQLIQKAKKDQMRFGDISQTFIERPMEGQPVNMKLSLSVFK, from the coding sequence ATGCGTATTTTTAAAATCATAACTTTAATCATTGTGCTTTTGGGGGGAGCTTATGCTGCTTCCATGTATTATTTTGTGGATGAAAGCAAAAACTTTACGATTGAAAAAGAAATCGATTATCCGGTGGATAAAGTATTTGCCCAGTTTAATAATCTCCAGAATTTTACGCGTTGGAATAATTTTTTCACCAGCTCACAATCAATCGATATAGATTATTATACGCCCTATGAAGGACAGGGAAGTGCTATCAGTTATGTAGATCCTAAAAATGATACCGGTGGTGAAATGTTTATCCGGTACGAAAACCCCAATAAGACTTTAAAATATCAGCTTTTCGAGGATGAAAATGAAAATCCTACCCTGGTGGATGTTAAATTCAAACCTGTTTCCGCAGAAAAGACAAAAATTATCTGGTACGTACATACTCCTAAGCTTCCGGTATGGAAGAGGGTGGAAAACTTCTGGACTGAGGACCGCTTTGCAGAAAATATTACCAAAAGTATGGTCAACCTGAAAAACGTGCTTGGAAATAAGGTGGAAAAAGATAATCAGATGGCAGCCATTAAATACGACAGTCTGATGGTGGAAAACGAAGAAGATAAAATGCTGCTCGGAATCAATGTAAGTACCTCCAACAAGAAAGATGCCTTGTATAAAAACATTGTGATGAACTATAACAAGATTTATAATTTTGTTACCATGGATCTTGGGAAAAAAGACGATGAATTCGGGTACCCTATTCTGATGACCGATGCCGATAACTATAAAGATAAAGAAGTTTCCTATTTCCTGGGTATTCCGCTTTCCAAAAAAATAGGAATTACCGACAATAATTTTAACTTCAGAACGGTGAATCCGTCCCAAAGCTATGTGATGTACTATAAAGGAACCTATGAAGGCAGAATTAAGGCAATTCAGCAGCTGATTCAGAAAGCAAAGAAGGATCAGATGCGTTTTGGGGACATCTCCCAGACTTTTATTGAACGCCCCATGGAAGGACAACCAGTGAACATGAAGCTCTCATTATCAGTGTTTAAGTGA
- a CDS encoding 3'-5' exonuclease — translation MDFCAIDFETATHEKSSACEMGICVVQDSKIVETKTWLIKPPSFPYFNKFNIAVHGIQPEDVKDAPTFDEIWYEAQEMMYGSLMIAHNAGFDASVLRGCFEHYGMFTPKLNYLCSIQLAKKSWNYLPRYGLKPLAEYHQIEFNHHRAGADAEVCAKISLLAFEKLFITSNDEVNEYMKAKIRKL, via the coding sequence ATGGATTTCTGCGCAATAGATTTTGAAACAGCTACTCACGAGAAAAGTTCTGCTTGTGAAATGGGAATTTGTGTGGTACAGGATTCTAAAATTGTAGAGACTAAGACCTGGCTGATCAAGCCACCCAGCTTTCCATATTTCAATAAATTTAATATTGCAGTACATGGAATTCAGCCTGAAGATGTAAAGGACGCTCCTACTTTTGATGAAATATGGTATGAAGCTCAAGAAATGATGTATGGAAGCCTGATGATTGCCCACAATGCAGGTTTTGATGCTTCAGTTTTAAGGGGATGTTTTGAGCATTACGGAATGTTTACGCCCAAGCTCAATTACCTGTGCAGTATACAACTCGCTAAAAAGTCATGGAATTATCTTCCCAGGTATGGTTTAAAGCCTCTTGCTGAATATCATCAGATCGAATTTAATCACCACAGAGCCGGGGCTGATGCGGAAGTTTGCGCCAAAATATCCCTGCTTGCTTTTGAAAAACTGTTCATCACCAGTAATGATGAAGTCAATGAATATATGAAAGCAAAAATCAGGAAGCTTTGA